Part of the Neisseria leonii genome is shown below.
ATGATCAATCCTATGGTTACCGTATCGGTCATGATGCCTCCGATGATGATTGATTGTGCGGCCGGATAACATGCCACGCGGTATACAGCGCAGTCAGTCCCAGCAGAAAAAAGCCGGGTGCAATGCTGATGTGCGACCACCATTCCGGCCAGCCTAAAATCATGGTGGCGGATTTGGACTTAAACGCCCCCACCGCACCGAAATAACTGCGCCATGCCAATACAAAGCCGATTGCCGCCAATATCAGTGCAGCCGCTGCATCTAATAGGCGGCGCACTGCCTCAGGGGCTTTCATGGTAAAGAAATCGACAATCACATGCGCATTCTTCATTTGCGCATAAGGCAGAAAAGCACTAATCGCCAGTGCGCAACCTATCTGCACCAATTCCACATCACCTTTCAGCGGAGCCGAAAACAGCCACCTGCCCAGCACGCTGACGGTAGAAATCAGGCAAACCAAAACTAAGATGACGACACCGCCCAAAGCAGACCATTTTGACCATATCCATAACAATCTGCCCGGAGCGTCTTGCGGTATTTTCTCTGTTCCGATTTCAGTATCGACCGACATGTTGTACCTACTTTACTTGATGGTTGGGCGCATGGCCGCTTTGGACTGGGCAGTTACGGTTGGGCCGCTTGGGCAATCAGTGCTTTGGCGCGCGCCACCATCGCTTTGCCGTCATAACCTTTTTGGCCCATTTCGTTCATCCAGTCTGCTTCCACTTGGGCCGCGGCCGCCTTGATTTCATTGATGCCCGCATGATCAATAGCATTAATGGCATTGCCGCGCTCAACGGCAGGTTGTTTGGCAGTATTGACCGATTCGTCCCAAGCCTTGCCGATAGCGGCCGAAAAATCAGCACCCGAGTTATCGTCAATCACTTTTTTCAGATGATCAGGCAGGCCGTCATAGCGCTGTTTGTTCATAGCAATTGTAAACAGCGCACTGAATAAAGCATTTTCCGGTGCATTGATTTCGGAATGGTATCGGGTCATATCATGCAGTTTCATGGTGGGGATGACCTCCCACGGCAAAATATAACCGTCGGCTACGCCTTTGGATACCGAATCCGCCAGACCGGGCAGGGGTATATTGACCGGTGTCGCCCCGAAAGCGGACAACATTTTATTGGTCAGGCGTGTGGGTGCGCGCATTTTGAGGCCTTTAAAATCTGCCAGCCGCGTAATGGGGCGGACATTGTTATGTATTTGCCCGCGATCATGCACATTGAACGCCAGAGGTTTCACGTCGGTAAAATCTTTGCGGCCGAATTCGTCATAGATTTGCCAGGCAACACGGCTGCCGGATTCGGCCGTTCGGGTCATAAACGGCAGTTCCATCACCTCCATGCTGGGGAAGCGACCTGCACTGTAACCGGGCAGCGTCCAGACAATATCGGCTATACCGTCGGCAGCCTGATCAATCAGCTGGGGCGGTGTACCGCCCAACTGCATGGCGGGATAAATCTGGCAAGTCATCTGCTGTTTGGATGCTTCGGCAATTTTGGCACACCAAGGTTCCAGTATTTTTTTCTGGGCCAGCGAAGTAGCCGGCCAGAAGTGGGCCACTTTTAATACAATAGGTTGATTGCCATCACCTGTTTGGCCGGTACCGATATCTTCGCTGCATGACGATAATGCAGCGACACAGACTGCAGCTGACAAATAGGTTTTAAAGTGTTTTCGCGGACGCATCATTTACTCCTTTGTATTGATGTTGTGATGAAAGCCAAAACAGATTTTTCAGACGGCATAGATTGCGGTTTCATTCCTCCAATACGGCAGCCTGCCGTATTAATTCAAGGAAAGCAGCAGTATTGCCCAACGCCTCCGCCGATAATAATGACAACTTAACCAGAAAAATTTTTTGTTTTTCCGGCGGAATACTATCCAATGTTTCTGCCAACCTGTCATAAATGGCTTCCAAGCCTGCAAGGTCTAACCTGTTCGGTACATTCATGGCCGTGCCTTTCCTCATCAAAGTCGGGCGCAAAATGGTTTGAAGGTTTCAGTAAGCCTACCTGCCTGATACGTTTGCCAGCGTCCCATCACATGATGGTCCGGGCGTACCAAATAAACGGTGCCCTCTTGTGCGCCATAACGTTTACTGTCGTCCGGATGGCTTAAACCCGGTGTGCGGCCGGATTGGCATTCAGACGGCATATCTTGATTTAGGCGGATAATCGGGGACTGAATGGGAATGCCTGCTGCCTGTAAAGTATCCATTTCTGCTTCATAAGCCGGTTCAGGCTGCCCGCTGCCGGAGAAATAGACCGCCGTAAATCGGTTGGCCAGCCGCCCGTATAAAAAACTGCCGTCGGCAAAACGGTAATCCGGAAACAGGGAACCGTTTTCCGCACCGCCGGTCATCACGC
Proteins encoded:
- a CDS encoding TRAP transporter substrate-binding protein; the protein is MAHFWPATSLAQKKILEPWCAKIAEASKQQMTCQIYPAMQLGGTPPQLIDQAADGIADIVWTLPGYSAGRFPSMEVMELPFMTRTAESGSRVAWQIYDEFGRKDFTDVKPLAFNVHDRGQIHNNVRPITRLADFKGLKMRAPTRLTNKMLSAFGATPVNIPLPGLADSVSKGVADGYILPWEVIPTMKLHDMTRYHSEINAPENALFSALFTIAMNKQRYDGLPDHLKKVIDDNSGADFSAAIGKAWDESVNTAKQPAVERGNAINAIDHAGINEIKAAAAQVEADWMNEMGQKGYDGKAMVARAKALIAQAAQP
- a CDS encoding TRAP transporter small permease, whose amino-acid sequence is MSVDTEIGTEKIPQDAPGRLLWIWSKWSALGGVVILVLVCLISTVSVLGRWLFSAPLKGDVELVQIGCALAISAFLPYAQMKNAHVIVDFFTMKAPEAVRRLLDAAAALILAAIGFVLAWRSYFGAVGAFKSKSATMILGWPEWWSHISIAPGFFLLGLTALYTAWHVIRPHNQSSSEAS